One Antennarius striatus isolate MH-2024 chromosome 9, ASM4005453v1, whole genome shotgun sequence genomic window, CTCTTCCTTCACGTAGTACTTTAGGAAAGGCATAAACGTGTGTTCATTCCTTTGTCTTGTAGTTGTTAGTTTTCAGATTAGAACCCAGGATTGAGTGATTTCTTATCGCGCTGAAAACTTTTACTATATTATTGAGCATATGTCACTGTGGAATAACTGAAAAGACTGATTAAGTGTTTCAATGCCATTCCTAAGATCTGCTAGGTACTGATTGGCTGTTTCATATAGAAAAAGGGAATTAAGACCTATTAAAGTATAATGAACATTAATTTCATGataatttaatttcagttgAATATTTAAACTGGAATAGCTTTTACTGGAATACTACCCACTCCCTTGTCACTTTCTTCATGTAGTTGAAACCGAAGCAGCTTAGTAATCTTTCACAAAGGCATGTTTTTACAAACCCCATGCTATTTTATTCAGCTCACTAGCTGTATATTTTCATAATGGAAGTTTGATTTGCATGTGCTGAAAACAGCTGAACCAATCATGAGCTGCCATTAAAGTATCATTACGCATACTTTAATGGAACTCTGTCAGCATCCGATGAATCCGATGAATATCATTAGCACCAATCATTAAGTGATGTCactgtaaaaaagaaatgataaacAGTCTTCACCTAATCTAAGCAGTGTTCAGAGATCCAATGAAATTACTTCATGATAAGCAGTGGAACCACAATAACACCACTGTGTGATTTGGGCTTTGAGCCGATCTGGTTCGAGTCTCACACTCATCGACGTGTCTTCTTCTTTCGGTTGCTACTAATGTGTGTgggaggatttttatttttgagcaAACCATAAGGGCTGCAGAGTTCTGATTAGGCAGAACACCAATACCGGACTTAATAATCACCAAGTCATTGGCGTTGATTGATGATCCTATCAATGCACCATATTGTATTGTGCCATTGTGTGTGTTAGGATGCTAAATCCACCTAACAGCTGGGCACTGAAAGTCTGCTTTATCGGCAAGTTCAGTCTTTGCaggatgtttttctctctgcttAGATTAGAAACTGGATCAATAAGTGATGGATGACAGAAGTTATATCAAAGGACTCATGGGCAGAAAATCAGTAGCTCTCTGAATTATTCTCAAGTAACAGCCCCACTAGCTCTGCTGAGAAGGAACTTGATGATATGACATATTTACTGTTTGTGAGTTCATATCAGCTTTATTTAGTTAGAGTACATTTGTTCTAATTCCATGTGGCTGAGGTGAGGATATAGCTCCATGTAAACATcttattgtattgtttttattattctgcAGGAGTCTCTTCATTGATCCATAAATATACTTGTAATATGCAAAGAGACTTTTGAGTATCGCTGTTGGTTACCGAGATCAGAAGGAAGCTTCTCTTCCTGGTGCATCATGTTATCCCTGGAGTTCTTTGGATTTATTGAAACCACAGCAAATAGCTTTTCAGACcaataaaagaaacacacattccaACATGCCAGCAGTTCCAAAACTGTGCAGAAGTGTAGGAGAAACCACAGCCAGCTATTATTACATCTCAGTTGTTCAGAACTTGTTCAGAAGTTTCATTTTGTCCATCACAATAATTCAAACCATGTGATTATAATATTTTTCACATGCACTGGCTCCAGTCCCAGCTTTCTTCTCTTTGCTTGACATTTACTGTTTCCTTGGTGTTAAAGCTAGGTTTTtattagaaatatattttttgaaagCCGTTGAACGGGATCTGCCACCTGCATTAATGAATGTCGCTGTTAACCTCTCAACAATTTTCTTTGCAGTGGTTTTTACTGTCTCCGACTCTAAAACGGCCAGTTTTCAAGAATGACATTAGGAGCAAATGAGACACGCAGAGTGAGATAACTTTCACTTAGTACATTTTACTGCAGTgttttgtgcgtgtgtgattCAGTCTTCTCTGTAGGAATAATGAAATGGTATAACGAGAGCATTTTTATGAAAGCCTTTTCACTTATTCTTGCAGAAGGTGTTTAAAAGACAGTCTTTAGAACTCTTCTCAATGAAACTGGAGCATTTTATAATGAAGCAGAAGATAAATGATATTAAATGAGCATGCTTTTGTGCCTGTTTACCAGTCCAACCACGAACAAACAGGTTTGAATGTTAACAATATGTACGCATCTATCACTATCCATCAGTCTCTACTGTCTCGGGCTGTGACGGGCCTGCCGCTTACAGCAGTGAGGttaaatgaattcattcatattcagccatatttttattcaaactaCATCCATATTTGATAAATGGCTTCCAAATCCCCCTGAAGGGAGGAGAATGTGGGTGTTGCTACATAAGCATAgtaaaaagaacatttcaaatTGAACCTCGATGTAGCATCCGTCAAAGAACCAGCCTTTGCTCTGCACTCAGAGCGAGGTCTCGTAGCTGCTGCCCCAATCAGATAAGTGTCATCACGCATCGGGTCGAAAATCCATACTTATAGGAGTTATTTTTGTGACACTGggctctttgtctctctgtaaTAACTATGCAGTTCCAACAACAGGCTACTGTTTCAGCCAATAGCAGCATGCAAATCCTCTGGTGTAGCGCTACACCATTTGGTCCAGTACAGTGTGGATATTGTTTTGGGGGGGGCAGGAATGCACTGGATGTCCTCTGCTGTGGGAGCTGTCCAACTTAATGGGTAGCTGTCAACGTGGAGGAACTAATGAAATGAAGGACTCATTGTTTTGGACAGGGAGTTGACTCGGTCATAAAGGTGATGCCGCCCGAAAATATCCCGTGTCGTGTGAATCCATCAGTCATAGTATTAATAAACCTTTGAGAAGGGCTTTTCAGAAGAATTATCATGCGTTCTGCGCTCGCCACAATCATCTAATAAATATTTAAGGTTTTCTTGTTCTTGATCTGTTAATGTTTAGGTTTTGCTATGCAGATGTGAATCTTTAGTTCTGCTGGTGTTGGCTGCAGCAGGAAGGGGTGCGGTCTCGTCAAAAAGGCCCCATTGTGTTGCTACGTTGGGTTGTGTGCTGTGTGCAGGCCCGAGCCCATAGATGACCCTTGTTGTCTCCACACAGGCCTCGGTGAGGCAGATGCGAACCAGAACAATGGCTGCATCTCCCAGAAGCCGGCGGTGACTGACTCCACAGGCGCTGAGGGCCCCCGCCAGCCTTGGACTCTTGCCAGCACGGCCGACCCTGACGCCGCCACGCCACGCCCCCACCTGGTCCGCCTCTTCTCCCGAGATGCCCCGGGGCGAGAAGACAACACCTTCAAAGACCGACCCTCTGAATCGGACGAGCTGCAGACCATCCAGGAGCACAGCGGAGCAGCTTCAGAGTGCGGGTCGGAGAGCCCCGAACAGGACCTAGAATAGGCTAGCttcttcccctccctccctctttttttctcttttccctcctttgtttttttggttctcTCATTTAAGAGAGTGACAAGAACCCCACatttgacaaacacaaaccaccaACCACTAGTACAAACATGGCATCTGCAAGCAGCTCCGCACAGGCCGCTTTCGGACTGGGCCGCAGGAAGAAGAACCCCGGCCTCCTGGATCAGATCGGAAACTTCTTCGGAGGagacaagaagaggaagagcaagGTGAGGAAGGAGTTGAGGGGCCTTCATTTGTGTCTCAATTCATTCTGCTGATTCAACCCTAGAACCACCTCAAATGGTCTCGAAAGAATTTGTCGCAACATATTTGTCAAAtagatttgtgtttatttacagtTGTTTTAATGGTGAACCAAAGTCTGACATTGTCCTGAGTTTCATTTAACAAATCAGTAGGCACTGGACTGGTCACTGGATAATGTCTTTGGTTaaggtttattttaattttttatcgTAAAGAGGATGTGACTTAAGATGATTTAATGATGTGTTTCGATATTCTGTTTTTTCCCTGAATGGTACTGACATTAGCAGCATTACTCTCGACAGTTCGATCTAAACATCCGTTGTAAATGTGATTTGTTGGCATTGTTCACTTCCTGCTTCAAGTTATTTATCGGCTCATTTGTCCATCTGGAATTTAAAACAGTCGAGTTTCAAGTCAGGTGCTTCGCGAAAAAataatgatgaggatgagggagaTGTTTAAATTcgttttttggatttttgtcgAGGCATTAGGTACCCTGCAGCGTACGGACTCTGTAGATCTTCTGTGATAAGTCAGCCACAGGGAGGTACTACACTTCACTCCTGTTTGCGTAGTGCAACATTGATGGTGTTAGGAAAGCCTCAGCTGTCAGTCGGATCTCAGACGTGAGATAAAAGGCATCAGGTCTCTGGAAAACTGACAGCAATTGCACCAACAAACGTCTGTCAAAACAGCCCGAGAGGAGACGCTTCAGAGGAAACAGCTCCAGATATAATGTCCTCAGAAGGAATGTCATCAAGATGTGACCAGAAGAATTTACAAATGCACAACGTTCCACACAGGTGGAATGTTTTGGTGCAGAGGAATAAATGATCACATGATGTGTTTCTAGGATTAAGAAGTAACAGCTTACAGCTGTTTTAACATTAACACTCCATACATGTTTGTGGTTGCATCTTAGTGACATCTCATGTTTTTTCTGACACTTCCTGACGGTTTACCAAGAACTGGCATCTGTAATGCCGACACCTGACCTGGTGGCTGAAGAAGTCCTCGTATGAACACCGTAGCATTCAGATGAGTCACTTTCAGGGTTATTATGCTATACCTGATGGAAGAGatataaaatgtatattaaCTTATAATGGAATATGTTAGAATAGGGGCATATTATCACCCCCTGTTTGGGAATAGAAGTGTCTGCCTTCTGTAAAGTAATAACAGCTTATTTTACCCTGAAGACTGGTGATTATAAGGCCTGCATTGCTTACTTTTTACTCTGCTGTTGTCAGGAGACTGCACCAATTTTTACCTAGTGTAACAGACACATGTTCCTCTGCTGGTGAAGTGTCCATCTTTTCTGTGGCAGGCAGAGTTTTCTGTGTGCTCCTGGCTCCAGTTTGGCCATTAGCTTGGACAGACTGGATGCACTTCCATGTAATTGGCTGCTCAGTACTGCTGCCACGACTAATAAGAACCAGACCGGAGCTTTGTTAGTTCCTTTCCAGTCCAGTGACTTCACACTCAGTGATGCCCTCTGGAGGTGGTGTGAAATTGGAGTTCGGTAAAAGTCTTCAGTTCACAGCAGCATTGAACATTACTGTAAAAGTCTTATTCCTGGCAACACTTTGCCTTAAGTCTGGTGTAAGATTGATGatgaaaatggttttatttgtaCTGTATGCTTCAACCATTTGCAACCTGTTGTGTTTATCGATAGATTTGCCTGTATAGATTGTACAAATTCAAAAGAACAAACTGATGATTTCCATCATTTGGGCCTGAGACAAATTCCCCTGCAGTATTTTGAGTTCttgtgatttatttcttttaatctttattCCATTAAGTTGTGCATCTCTCTTCATGCTGTCCAAGCGTCCTCAAGCAAAGTTATAGAGATATATATTTATCTATTCACCAAGGGTTTGCCTTCAAACGATGAGTGCTCACATTAAGTGAATGACAGATTTCTAAGCCCCACCTCTGTTGCCTCCAGCGAAAAAGTAAAACTGCACTAACGTCCTGCTGCAAACGCTTGTGTAACCAGCAAGAAATACTCAtgaagacagatttttttctcaaacttaATTTTTCATCCATTCCTCTGTCTGTGTGCACAGATTCTCCACAGACAttctaaaacacacacttaGATTCTTAGGCTGCAGTATTAGTAGGTGTGCATAGTTATTTGACTCGTTTTACTATCTGGTAGATGTAGAGCCATTAAAACAGATCTCttgtacttttattattatttgtttcataCATGTGCATTATTTTCATTCCAAGCCCAAGTCTGAAGtttttagaaaatatttaaacagtATACATACGTTGTGAGATGACGGCAAAAAACTTACTCCATTACTCAGGATATGAAGCAACTGCAGGAAATCTGCATTTGAATGCTGACAGGCTTTTGGTATAATTAATATCTAAACTAGAGGGGAAATTAGGTTTGCATGAAAATCAGccattgtggaaaaaaaattgaagactCTTAAGGACTGGAGAATAAATTCAAGTCCTAATTTGCATATTAATTTGTTGGATAGCAGCCTGAATCAGTTCCTTAATGCAAAGCGGGATTGATTGCTGTTAATGAATCCAGCTTTAGTGGAACAGCTCACAGTCCAAACCAAAACTGATGTGATGCTCTTCCGACCCCAGCAACTCGAATGAAGCCCGTCACATCAGTTGGCTCACCTCAGGTTCACGTGTCTTCGACCCAGTTGGAGTGTTTTGTTTGGAACCACCACTAGGATCCCTGCTGATCCCTGAAACACCTTCAACTTTGCAGCGGATACTTGTAAGCGTTTGTATTTCTCGTGAAGTGCTGTGACCGTTGACCTGTTCCTAACATGATcctgttttaactttttaaattctTGCTTGATTAAAACTCTTTAACAACACCCTCAGTTCTGTCTCTGGTTTGTTTTTAACTGATCATCTTGTGTTGTAAATGTAAGAAAAAGTGTTCCCACTTCTGCGCTAACAACTGGAAGCAACTAACTGGTTTGTCATTACTGCAGTTTTGAAGCGATTCAACTTGAGCCTTGTTTACACAATGTTTCTGCTGAAAagagaggcttttttttttctttagctttTCAAACCTGTGTATTCTAAACAGTTTCCAGACATGCAGATTTGTAGTCGAGGGTTAAAAGTGCTGTAAAATGTATGCTAAAGCAGTGATTGGTGGTGTAACCTTTCAAACTTGACACCCCAGAAGAAGATTACACTGGTGGTTCAGCAGATCTATGGTGGAAGTGCATTAATAAACCCATTAGAATCTGTCTAACTTCACAGTACCAGTATTACTTTTAGTTTTTCCCATTTACATGATGGTGTGGTGGCATTTTCACAAACTCACCCTCTGGAACCCATCTTCAGAAGTCCGTAAATGAATGGTGAAAACCGAACTAGTTATCTGGTTTTGGAAGAACTGATTGAAGTAGCCCTTTATTTTAGTCTTAATGGACAAAACAGACTTTAGTATTAGATAATAAGAGCAGTTAATGTATTCTACAGTTCAatcaatgacaaacagaaggaGTTTAATGACAAGCAGAGCTACATTTTCGCTCCACTCTGATAATCCCGTGTGACAGATGACTGGTCTGATTTTGTGTGAGACTAAAGATTAAAtgtcaagaagaagaagataggcGTCTCATTCTTTGTGCGCTGTTTGGGCTGATGGGTGATGGACCCCAGCGGATTGTTCATGTTTTGTTATGCACAACCTGAAATTCTGATCGCTGAACCACATTTGAATCGTCTGAAGTGTTTGCAGTAGTAGCATGTTAATGAGGATGACTtcacgtttaaaaaaaacactcatttcACTTTCATTGTTTTCAATCATCAGAGACTCTTTaagtttgtttaaaatgtaaatgtcttttttcatcCTTTGTGAGATGGATCAAGACACAGGCTGTAATCACTGGCTTATGAAAACAACGGCAGACGTgggttttgttttaatttaatgatcGCTGCTCTAGAATTATGtagatctgtttttttttatttgtgcataaaAGAAGACCTCTGTTTCAGGGACTGTAGGAAAATTCTACTTGGGAGGTTGgctgaacattttttaatttattttttgaacagAGCTTTTAAAAAGAGTTATTTTCTGCACGTATTTGGCATTTATCTCAAGTTTTAAATGTAGAAAtacaatttttgaaaaacattctCGAGTGTAAACCTAATTTTGTCAATTTTGACGAATTAGTCAAACATTGATACCTTCCTTTACC contains:
- the mbpb gene encoding myelin basic protein b, with amino-acid sequence MGQHLGKRESPADSKASSPELKAVQTVGAATEPESQDEVFGLGEADANQNNGCISQKPAVTDSTGAEGPRQPWTLASTADPDAATPRPHLVRLFSRDAPGREDNTFKDRPSESDELQTIQEHSGAASECGSESPEQDLE